The Phaseolus vulgaris cultivar G19833 chromosome 5, P. vulgaris v2.0, whole genome shotgun sequence genomic interval gtccaAGAGAGTTTAgggtagagctacctcatttctatggaaaagaaaatattgaaaacatatttagattgggaaatgaaggtagaacaattttTTGTCTGCCACCATGTGATCGAGAAaagaaaagtacccttagccaccctcagtTTTCAAGAATATGCTAGGTCTTGGTGGACACAAAGGGaaactaatattaaaattgGCAGAAAATCAGAAATACTTAATTGGGATGAAGTGAAGATGTGTATGAGAAGAAAGCTTGTTCCGCTTCCATATGTGAAAAAGAAGAATCttagagaagaaatgaaagagcttATGGACAAAGGAAGAAACTTTATAAACagagaaaaagaatatattagaagagaaaaagagtttaaagaaaaaaatttaagcttttgtaagaaagaaagaagagaaggagaaaagagaaagagaggagGACGAAAGGAAAGctagagaagagaaagaaaagagagaaaaagtgaggatagaaaaggaaaatacaaaaacatttttttctagAGTTGAATCAGATATCGATAACATTTTATCTTGTCTAGAAAACCCTTGTGAGGATGTCCTTATAAAGAAATCTATGTTTGGAGCTGAActagatatagatataaatgtGTCCTCTATAGATAATACCGAAGAATGTTTGACTAAAAATGAAGAAGAGGAAACCAACAAAGAAGAAGAGTCTTTTATGACACCCCCTGAAAGCATAGCTGAGAAAGAATCCTTAAAGGgggattgcaatactttgaactcttcttttcaattatataatgctCACTCTTCTTtacaaaaatctcaaaaaccAAACTTTGTGATCTTATTGCCTAGCTTGggcaataaacaacacaaattgaaaaaaaaatatttttgaaaagggGTCTTATGCTATTctttaaaaagaattttaaagataaaatgcgttatttttgtttagttttctcttgttttaattttcttttataaaagaaatttatctcatgtttgtttgatgtttactgtagattgacatttgatcctggaggaTGAGCATAGTTGTCAAAGCAGGAATAAGGTTGTTGTTTGAGATCAACCCTATAGATATGAGGACAAAACCTCTCAAGAAGGAGaggatgatggaaaccatccagccacatacatccacataatgatgaagaagaagaagcattagatttgaggacaaatccttttcaagagggaggggatgatggaaaaggaccaagcccatgatagaagaagcccaagcccaagtccaaatacaagttcaagcttcaactcaagcccaatctgggccaactaagcatcattggatgtctctttttgtaaattacttttgagtagtttttagtataacataaagggaggtgtagatatagatataagaggtgcaaatgtataaagataagtcacaccttccatgtgctatagaaagaaggtgtaggtgtagatttaggaaGTGCTAAAGAAaaaaaccaagtcacactttctttgtgactaggaattggcacCAAATTCAAATgattctcatttgaatttccctccatttacatttgaattttcaaccctctaaacactataaattagagggcttggctcatgtaattTGAAGATTAATcatatgagtgaattgctgccaaatttgtgccaaTTACACTGTTGTCTCCTACTCTCCCTAGGATAGACAATTTGATCTTCAAACTTTTATTCTACCAaagtgagatggcctcaccactcacaCTTCATACCTAACCTTCATCTCCAAGGCAACAATCATctcctaggagagccttgtCCATGCACATCCATTGAGCTTCCGCAAAGTTCACCAAAAATTCTCCAAAGTTTTAAGGCACTATTCCATCATTCAGTCTTGTCGCTATGTTAGGAATAGCGATCAGCTCCTTGAGCTTTACACGAAAATTATGTTTTGGGGGCGGGTCCCTTCGCGTGCGCGTTCCCGTCTGGGGCTTTTCGTAGGGTTTTCCCGCGCCCTTCTTCTCTGTGGTCGCCTCGTGCACCCTCATGGGTTGAGGTCGACCTGCTGCTCGAGGTCGGACAGGACCGACGAGACCACATTTCTCTGTGACTCGCTCGTCCGCAACAATGTGCATCAAAGCCCGATGCCTGATCTCACTTAATGTCTTTGGGTAGAACCTTAGCAGCGATTCACTGAAAGGTCCTGACAGCAGTCCCTTGACGAAGGCGTGCACCGTCATGGCCTCATCTATAGGTTTCAACCTCACTACCTGGACCCCAATCCTGTTCAAGAACTCCTTTAAGGACTCTCCCTGGTAATGTTTAATGTCAAAGACATCACAGGAGATTTGAGTGAGGGCCCTGTTAACGAGATATTGTTCTTTGAACAGCGTTGCGAACTAGTCCAAGGTAGTGATGTGTTCGTCAGGGAGGCTGACGAACCATTCCAACGTCGCGCCTGCCAATGTGCTCATAAGCAGCTTACAGTACACAGCGTCAGACCCCCCTATGAGCATCATCTAGGTGTGTAAtgccgtgagatgagcctctgggtcctctacaTTTTTTAAGGTGACCTTCGGGCCCAGAAACGAGGTTAGCAATGTTGTATCCATAATTGCTTAAGAGAACGGCATTGGGCGTGCCCTAAATGGTATGGgtggtgatggaagaggcccaagcacaagcccacatccaagcccaccaaagggtagatttgggccaaccatagagttatggccaagaggatccaagaatacgttcttttacatgttcaaatgccataaactctagtgtagagtagactttaatttcttgtcaaaattagcataggaactttatttgtaattttcttagaattaattttggcacctaaaacaccaacctaggtaaacttagagtttctaaaaaaacctctaaatttaccaaggccggtctagaaagcccatggagggggtgagcataaaaactagacacacccctccccatgtgctcatttgtgcacccatgtgccatgtgcacccatgtgcttcacatttacatttcatttggctagcattagggttgcattatggtcctctttagcctataaaaagaggagcctacaccttgtattttcaagtttattgtgagtaaagttatgctgccattttgtgcaaggctttgcttctccctagaattctaggctctaaacttcatctccttcacctctccttgggttggccgaaccttcctagcttcatacacatcatgcaccttcaagattaacaccactcttaggaggatcttgctcacacaccttcatagcttccacaccactttttcttacatgattcaagaagaccttcatgaaatgccatcatttggtatcatgagctatggttcttcaagatgagttgcttttggtctttcatttttagttcttctttactttcatgttgttcatcttattttccataattgtcttgctgttttttacattttaatttgtttggtgtgctttgtggaagatccaaccgaagcactcttgttcaattgatcttgaacaagttcttgtgcaatttgtgataggattccatacacctttgagttgctattttcttttaggcttttgagtctttattgctttcattatttggttcatattttgctttgagtctttaattttctgaatccatacatgttttgtcaagtcatgttcatccatattgtcaacaattcatagtagtccttttatttggtgTACCGGCACTGGGCGAGGCCGGGACCCACCTGCCTGCCCGACTCCCAGTCAAGCCTGACCGAGAGACTGATAAGTCAATATCTTCAGAAATCTGGCCGAACGACCGGCAGACCGAGACCTTTGTATACTTGGCCGACTGACGAATGGCCGAGACCTTTGTATGCTTGGCCGACTGACAAATGGCCGAGACCTTTGCATACTTGGCCGACTGACGAGTGGCCGAAACCTTTGGAGACTTAACTGAGATGGTCGAAGACCACACTTATTTGGCCGATGGCCTATCCTCACCATGAGAATGTGGCCGACGGCCGAACCCTATTAcgattaacgctcaaaccgagatcagtaaagctaatccatcaccaagaattaggtaatgcaaccctaagcggtatccacctcgataaacgggcccaacaaggtaggcccattagaataatataaatagcacgcattccaaggagtaaggtatgtcattattactgttcacctacctgagagctaaccacccgctttactgacttgagcgtcggagtgccttcgcaggtacccccaccatccggtgttcacccgacgaccgagtcccgagtgccgaaagataagcagaaggaagagaaggatcccagttcatcactcaaccacctgcccgaccgaaggaaggagaagaagacttcaacagttctctaggtcccatctccctagcaggaacaattggcgcccaccgtggggccgagggaaactagctgaaggaaaaaagtagatggtttcaacaagaagcatggaaAGAATGACTGAAGCCGACCAAACAATGCTGCTGCTGTCTCTCCAGAGGGAGATGGCCGAGATGCGAAGAAAGGCCGAGGAGGCCGCTCAGAAAAATGAACAAGAGCTGCAAGTTCTCCGCAGGGAGAACGAAGATATGAGAAAGAAGATGGGGGAGGGAGGACCCTCTGTCATACCGACGAACGTGGTTGGCAAGTCCTACACCTCTCCCCCCAACCCGGATGTGGCCGAGGGGACGAGAGGCCGACCCCCTCCCCGCGAGACTGAGATGGGCGACGAGTCGTGCCTAATCAGGTCCACCCGAACGACCCTGACGGCCGACTCGAACCGCCGTCACCCCTTTACAAACAACATCATCGAAGTCCCACTTCCTGAgaagtggaagggtttcaaccgagaccgatacgacgggtcgaccgacccggacgagcatatggacgcctacaccacccatatgagtctctacacctcggacgacgccgtcttgtgccgagtgttccccacatccttgaagggtgcagcccttagttggttcaccaagctcTCACCCAACTCCATAGATAGCTTTGCCACGCTCATCGCAAAGTTCGAAACACAGTTTGCGACCAGCCGGCCGCACCACCTGACCTCAATCGCCCTGGTAGGCATCCGCCAGGAGAAAGGAGAGTCGCTGAGGACCTTCGTAGATAGGTTCAGCAAAGTGGCAATGAGCATCCGAAATCTGAGTCCGGATGTCgccatgcaccacatgctgacgGCCCTGCGCCCGGGGCCCTTTGCCGACAACCTATGCATGCAGCCGGCCGACAGCCTGGACGAGCTGAGAAAGAGAGCCGCTAAGTACATGCAGCTGGAGGAGCTAAGAGAGTTCCGCAACCAGGCCCGTGCCGAGGCCGGTGGAGAgaggaaggaagaaaaagaccGACAGGCTCGGCCGATACAGAGAACGGACCGGCGCCGGGAAAACCGAGACCGACCGATCCGTTTCTCGAGGTATACACCCCTAACGGCCGAGCGAGGAAGGATTCTGGACGAAGCCCTTAACGCCGAGCTGATCCCTCCCCCAAGGAAGGTGGCCAGCCCAAATAACGCCGACCGGAGGAAGCAGTGTCGGTACCACCAGAACACCGGACACTCAACCGACGAGTGTCAAGCACTTAAGGACAAGATAGAGGAACTTATCCAGGCTGGGCATCTCCGCCGGTTCGTCAGGAATGGCCGAGACCCACCAGGCCGGGCAGATCCTCCCAGGCGGACGAGGTCACCTCAGCGCGGCcgagaaaaccaaaacaacagAGGCGACCGACAACCCGCAAGGGCCGACCCCCCTCGAAGGGACGATCCATCAAGGGAGGGCGATAGGAGAGGTAACCGGGAGGTTATCAACACCATAGCCGGCGGTTTCGCCGGGGGAGGAAGCACAAACAACGCCCGGAAGAAGCACCTCCGGGCGGTACACCAGGTAAACGCCGTGGCGTTCCGACCAAGGATGCCACCCATCACGTTCACGGACGAAGACTTTAAAGGCGTGGACTACCGCCAGCAAGACGACCCGATGGTGATAGCGGTCGACATAGATTGATTCACCATAAGGAAGACCCTCGTGGACCAAGAAAGTTCGGTAGATATCCTCTACTGGAAAACTTTCAAGGCCATGAGAATGACCGAGGCCGAGATGATGCCATACGACGACCACGTGGTAGGATTCTCGGGCGAAAGGGTGGGTACCAAGGGGTATATCGACTTGTACACCACCTTCGGAGAGGGGAAGAACACCAAGACCATCAAAATTCGGTACCTGGTCATCGACgccaacacctcctacaacatcctcctcgACCGACCATCCATCAACCGGCTGATGGCCATAGTATCAACCCCTCATCTCGCAATGAAATTCCCTTCGAAGACAGGAGACATTCTCACGGTCCACGTggaccagaaagaagcacgGGAATGCTACGCCGAGAGCCTCCGGGTGGAGCCTCTAAGGGCAGACACCTCTCCCCTTCGGGCGAGAAAGTCCTCCCGAAAGGACCGCTCCCCCAGGAAGATCCGGCCCCGGGAGACCCAGCCAACCGTGGCACTAGTAGACCTTGATCCCCGGGCAACCGAGGACAGGCTAGAGGCAAGAGAGGAGCTGAGGAGAGTCCCCCTCCTCGACGAAGAGCACAGCACGGCTGTAGGGACAGCCTTGGCGGCGGCCGAGGCCGAGGTCATGCACGCCGCGCTAAGAAAGAATGTCGACATGTTCGCATGGACGCCGGCCGACATGCCGGGAGTAAGTCCGGATGTCATCACCCATCGGCTGTCCATATTTAAGGAAGCCCGTCCGATCTCCCAGAAGAAGAGGGACTTGGGCGACGAAAAACGACTCGCAGCAAAGGAGGAGGCCGGCAAGCTCCTGTCGGCCGGATTCATAAGGGAGGCCCGATACACGacatggctggccaacgtcgtcatgGTTACCAAGCCTAACGGTaactggaggatgtgcgtcgactacaGAAACATCAACAGCGCATGCCCGAAGGATACCTACCCCCTCCCGAACATTGACCGACTGGTGGATGGGGCGGCCGGCCACAAAATcatgagcttcctggacgcttactctggctataaccagataagcatgcacccgCGGGACAAGGAGAAGACGGCCTTCATGACGGCCGATGCCAACTACTACTACGAGGTCATGCCGTTCGGCCTCAAGAACGCCGGGGCGACCTACCAGCGCCTCATGGACAAAATTTTCAAGGGTCTCGTAGGCCGGGCGGTAGAAGTctatgtggacgacatagtCGTGAAGTCCGACTCGTTCGAACAACATCTGAAAGATCTGGACGAGGTCTTCAAGGCCCTAAGAGGGGTCAACATGAAACTCAACCCCGAAAAATGTACTTTCGGGGTGGAAGGAGGAAAGTTcctaggcttcatgctcacccaccgagggatagaggccaaccccgacaaatgccaGGCCATACTCAGCATGAGAAGCCCGAACaccgtgaaggaggtacaacaaCTCCTTGGGCGGCTGACCGCCCTCTCTCGATTTGTCCCCCGCCTGGCCGAGAGGACGAGGCCGATCGTTCAGTTGCTCCGTAAAGGCAAAAAATTCGTCTGGGACGACCAATGCGAGGAAATCTTCAACAAATTCAAAGAGTTCCTCACATCTCCGGCCGTCATCCAGAAGCCGAGACCGGACGTCCCAATCCTCGTATATCTAGCAGTCTCGGAAGAAGCAGTCAGCGCTGCCCTAGTGCAGGAAGCCGAGGGCGAGGAGCGACCCATATACTTTGTAAGCCGAACCCTCCATTCGGCCGAGACCCGATATCAGATGATTGAGAAGGTGGCTCTCGCACTCGTCCTCACGGCAAGACGGATGCGCCCCTACTTCCAAAATCACTCCATAACTGTAAGAACCGACTAccctattttcaaaattttatctaaaccggACCTTGCAGGGAGGATGATAGGATGGTCGGTCGAACTCTTCGAGTTCGACATACGTTATGAGCCGAGAGGCGCCATCAAGTCTCAATGCTTGGCCGACTTCTCGGCCGAGCTGACACCACTGCCCACCCTCTCGGACGGTTGGATTCTCTACGTGGACGGCTCATCAAATAAAACAGCCTGTGGAGCGGGAGTCGTCCTGGAAGGGCCGGGCGACCTCCTCCTGGAACAAGCCCTCCAGTTCGGATTTCGGGCGACCAACAATCAGGCCGAGTACGAGGCCTTGCTGGCCAGGCTGAACCTAGCTTACGACATGGGAGCGCGCGAGGTTACatgcaaaagcgactcccaggtgATGGTCGGCCAAGTCAACGGAGATTTCGAGGTTAAAGAGCCTTTGCTGCAGCGGTACTACCACGCGGCCAAAAACAGTATCGCCCGCTTCAACAAAGCGCCCTTGCAACACATACCAAGGGAGGACAACAAAAGGGCCGACATCCTGTCCAAACTCTCGATCACCAAAAAGAAGAGCCACCAGAGGTCAGTCATACAAATATGGCTGAGACACCCTAGTGTGACGGAGGCCGAGGCCGAGTGTCTGGCTATCGAAGAAGAAGAGGCCGACGCCGAAAACTGGATGACACCCGTCATCCAATATCTAACTGTCGGCACGTGCAAAGCCGGCCAAGAGAAGGCGATGAAGCAGCAATGCGCCCGGTACAACATGATTAACGAAGATTTGTATCGGAGAGGCTACTCGACCCCCCTGCTAAATGCATCACTAACAAAAGGGCCGAGTACATCCTGGCCGAGATCCATGAAGGAATCTGCGGAAATCACGCCGGGACGAGGACGATGGCCGCCAAAGTTTTGAGGGCcggctactactggccgaccatgCAAGGCGACTGTGCCGAATATGTGAAGAAATGCGCCAAGTGCCAAGAGTTCGGCCCCCTCCACCACACCAGGCCGGAAGAACTGCATAGCATCATCTCCCCATGGCCGTTCGCCATGTGGGGGATGGACATTATCGGGCCATTCTCCCCAGGGAAGGGGCAGACCAAATTCCTCCTGGTGGGAGTCgactacttcaccaaatggatcgagGCCAAGCCCCTCGCCTCCATCTCGGCGAAGAATGTACAAAACTTCGTATGGAGGAGCATAGTTTGCCGTTTCGGCGTCCCACACACAATAGTAACTGACAATGGCCGATAGTTCATCGACCGAGGCCTACAATCCTTCTATGACGACCTGGGCATCAAGTCCGTCACAGCCtcggtggaacacccacaaaccaatgggcaggccgAGGCCGCCAACAAGGTCATACTCAACGAGCTGAAGAAGCGTCTGGGCAAAGCAAAGGGCCGATGGACCGAGGAGTTGATCGAGGTACTTTGGGCGTACAGGTGCACTCCCCAAACTACCACACAAGAAACGCCCTATAGCCTGACATACGGAACCGAGGCCATGATCCCGGTAGAGGTGGCCGAGCCCACCATACGACGGCAGATGTTCGATCTCACCCTAAACGAGGAAAGCCTAGCGGTCAACCTCGACCTGGTAAGTGAGCTTCGTGACAAAAGCAAGATTCGGGAGGCTGCCTGCAAAGCCCGGGCGTCCAGACGGTACAACACCAAAGTCCGGCCTAGAGGTTTCCAGAAGGGCGATCTTGTCTGGAGAATGCGCAGCGATGCAAGAAAAAACGAAGGGAAGTTCTCATCCAACTGGGAGGGGCCTTTCCGAGTCCGAGAAGTCGCACAAGGAGGGGCCTATCATCTAGAATGGCTTTCAggaaaaattgtaccgaggacgtggaatgccacgcacctcaaattctattacagctaaaatcaataaaatcacgcactctttcctcacccaaTCAGGGAGGTTTTAACGACGCGTTTTCATCAAAAGTGTTGGAAATATTCTACCGAGAATACTGGCCGAccgcccacttgctcgattaacatcgcaagtgccggcctgccGAAAGCCCGctcgctcgattaacatcgcgagtgccggcccaccgactgcccacttgctcgattaacatcgcaagtgccggcctgccGAACGCCCCctcgctcgattaacatcgcgagTGCCGGCCCACCGACTGCCCACTTGcacgattaacatcgcaagtgccggcccgTCGGtcgcccacttgctcgattaccATCGCAAAGTGACGGCCCACCGactgcccacttgctcgattaacatcgcgagtgccggcccaccgactgcccacttgctcgattaacatcgcaagtgccggcctgccGAACGCCCCctcgctcgattaacatcgcgagtgccggcccaccgactgcccacttgctcgattaacatcgcaagtgccggcccgCCGGtcgcccacttgctcgattaccATCGCAAAGTGACGGCCCACCGAACGCCCACTTGCTCGAATAAAATCGCAAGTGTCGGCCtgccgatcgcccacatttcACGCGCTCGAATCCAAAATTCGCTAATAGTCGATCGCCCTTATCTTAATTGCTCGAAATTAACATTCGCAATTTTATGGCCGATCGCCCTTATCTTAATTGCTCGAATTTTAACATTCGCAATTTTATGGCCGACCACCCTTATCTTAATTGCTCGAAATTAACATTCGCAATTTTATGGCCGATCGCCTTATCTTAATTGCTCGAAATTAACATTCGCAATTTTATGGCCGATCGCCCTTATCTTAATTGCTCGAATTTTAACATTCGCAATTTTATGGCCGATCGCCCTTATGTTAATTGCTCGAATTTTAACATTCGCAATTTTATGGCCGATCGCCTTATCTTAATTGCTCGAAATTAACATTCGCAATTTTATGGCCGATCGCCCTTATTTTAATTGCTCGAATTTTAACATTCGCAATTTTATGGCCGATCGCCCTTATCTTAATTGCTCGAAATTAACATTCGCAATTTTATGGCCGATCGCCCTTATATTAATTGCTCGAATTTTAACATTCGCAATTTTATGGCCGATCGCCTTATCTTAACTGCTCAAAATTAACATTCGCAATTTTATGGCCGATCGCCCTTATTTTAATTGCTCGAATTTTAACATTCGCAATTTTATGGCCGATCGCCCTTACATTAATTGCTCGAATTTTAACATTCGCAATTTTATGGCCGATCGCCCTTATCTTAATTGCTCGAAATTAACATTCGCAATTTTATGGCCGATCGCCTTATCTTAATTGCTCGAATTTAACATTCGCAATTTTATGGCCGATCGCCCTTATCTTAATTGCTCGAATTCTAACATTCGCAATTTTATGGCCGATCGCCCTTATCTTAATTGCTCGAATTTAACATTCGCAATtttatggccgatcgcccatacTTTGACTGCTCGAATTTAACATTCCCAATtttatggccgatcgcccacattttacTTGCTAGAATTTGACAAAAAATTTCTGGCCGGCCGACAGTTTAAACTTCTCAAATTTCATGCCAAACTctgataaaagaaaagatgGACGATGTgttgataaaattgaaaaaagcaCCGGGCGATAcatcaagaacaaaataagaAGGCCACGCCCCAGCCTCGGAGGATACTAAAAGAAAAAGGGGAAAGGCCACAGCCCGGCCAAAGGTATAAACCTAATCCCGCACTTCAATGCACTCACCCTCGTCGGCTTCGGCCTCCCTACCCTGAACCTCGGCCTCCCCTCCTTCGGTCCCGGCCGGTTCAGCCCTTTGAGCAGTCAGAGCGGCCACCTCAACACTCGGCATAATCCGACCCTGATAAACCTCGCAATCAAGGTCGAACTCCCCAGTAGCCGGCGGCCCTCCATATAGCACGTGCGCTTGACGCACGGCCTTTTCAAAACACTGCTTCAGTAACTCCTCGGCCTCGTCATAGTTCTCGTCGAGTTCAGCTTCGACTTTGGCCTTGGCAGTTTTAAGGGCAAGCACCTCAGCGGCCGACTCAGCGAGCTTCTCGTCGGCCCACTTCTTCAACTGGGCGACCTCAGCCGCCGCCCTCCTCCTCTCGGACTCCAGTTGACGTCTCGCCTCGCCGGCCTCACTTTGAGCCAACTCTTTCTCGGCCACCTCCTTGGCAATCTTAGTGGACAAGTCATC includes:
- the LOC137834233 gene encoding uncharacterized protein; translated protein: MTEAEMMPYDDHVVGFSGERVGTKGYIDLYTTFGEGKNTKTIKIRYLVIDANTSYNILLDRPSINRLMAIVSTPHLAMKFPSKTGDILTVHVDQKEARECYAESLRVEPLRADTSPLRARKSSRKDRSPRKIRPRETQPTVALVDLDPRATEDRLEAREELRRVPLLDEEHSTAVGTALAAAEAEVMHAALRKNVDMFAWTPADMPGVSPDVITHRLSIFKEARPISQKKRDLGDEKRLAAKEEAGKLLSAGFIREARYTTWLANVVMVTKPNGNWRMCVDYRNINSACPKDTYPLPNIDRLVDGAAGHKIMSFLDAYSGYNQISMHPRDKEKTAFMTADANYYYEVMPFGLKNAGATYQRLMDKIFKGLVGRAVEVYVDDIVVKSDSFEQHLKDLDEVFKALRGVNMKLNPEKCTFGVEGGKFLGFMLTHRGIEANPDKCQAILSMRSPNTVKEVQQLLGRLTALSRFVPRLAERTRPIVQLLRKGKKFVWDDQCEEIFNKFKEFLTSPAVIQKPRPDVPILVYLAVSEEAVSAALVQEAEGEERPIYFVSRTLHSAETRYQMIEKVALALVLTARRMRPYFQNHSITVRTDYPIFKILSKPDLAGRMIGWSVELFEFDIRYEPRGAIKSQCLADFSAELTPLPTLSDGWILYVDGSSNKTACGAGVVLEGPGDLLLEQALQFGFRATNNQAEYEALLARLNLAYDMGAREVTCKSDSQVMVGQVNGDFEVKEPLLQRYYHAAKNSIARFNKAPLQHIPREDNKRADILSKLSITKKKSHQRSVIQIWLRHPSVTEAEAECLAIEEEEADAENWMTPVIQYLTVGTCKAGQEKAMKQQCARYNMINEDLYRRGYSTPLLNASLTKGPSTSWPRSMKESAEITPGRGRWPPKF
- the LOC137834232 gene encoding uncharacterized protein, yielding MSIRNLSPDVAMHHMLTALRPGPFADNLCMQPADSLDELRKRAAKYMQLEELREFRNQARAEAGGERKEEKDRQARPIQRTDRRRENRDRPIRFSRYTPLTAERGRILDEALNAELIPPPRKVASPNNADRRKQCRYHQNTGHSTDECQALKDKIEELIQAGHLRRFVRNGRDPPGRADPPRRTRSPQRGRENQNNRGDRQPARADPPRRDDPSREGDRRGNREVINTIAGGFAGGGSTNNARKKHLRAVHQVNAVAFRPRMPPITFTDEDFKGVDYRQQDDPMVIAVDID